The genomic interval ACCGACGACCCACCTGAGGGCGTTCTCTCGCCCGACGACCTCGATTCGACCGACGACCGACTCCGGGAACTCGACGGCGACCGGTACGTCGTCACGACCGACGGCGACGACGACGATGTCGACCCGACCGACACCGAGCCGTCGCCGCCTCCCGACGCCGACGACGGGTCCATGGAACAGACGCTCCCGGCCCCCGACGGGGCCTACGGCGTCGTCGGCCGGGGACGTATCGACGGGGACGAGGTCGCGGTCGCGGTCGAGTCGAACGACGTGGCCGAGACGTTCGAGTCGCTCGTCCGCTGGTACGCCGGGGCGGTCGCGCCGGACGTCCCACCCGAGGAGGCCGTCGCGGTGTTGCTCGACAACGCCGACATCGCCGTCGACGCGGAGGTGTCGCGGTGAGCGACCGTCCGCTCGTCCTCGTCGCGGACGACGAACCGGCGCTCGCGGAGCTGTACACGGTCTGGCTCGCGGGGTACGAGACGAGGACGGTCCACGACGGCGACGCGGCCGTCGCGGCGTTCGACGGCACGGTCGATGCGGCCGTGCTCGACCGCCGGATGCCCGGCCGCTCCGGGGCCGAGGTGCTCGAACACGTCCGTTCGCGCCGGCCCGCCTGTCCCGTCGCGATGGTGACGGCGACGGACCCGGACCCCGAGGTCGCCGCGCTCGGCTTCGACGAGTACCTGCTCAAGCCGGCGACGCGCGAGGAGCTGCGCTCGCTCGTCGAGTCGCTGCTCGCGCTCCCGATGCACGACGACGAGCGCCGCCGGTACCGGCGGCTCTCGCGTGCACTGAGCGTGCTCCGGGAGGCGTGGACGCCGGCGCGGCTCTCGGGGCACGACCTCTACGTCGACCTCCGGGCCGAACTGGAGGCGCTGTCGGCGGAGCTGGACGGACGAACGGCCGACTGAGAACGCGATCGGACCGTTACTCGTCGAGTTCCGCGAGCGCCGCCTGGAAGAAGAGTCCGAGCACGAGGTGCTGTTCCATCGCGTCCGCGACGCGGTCGCGCAGTCCCTCGGTGTCAGCCACCCGGTACTCCTTCGTGCGGACGAGCTCCTGGACGCCGAGGAGGTCGGCCTCCTCGAGGTCGTGGAGCCGGGGATACACCGTCCCCGGGCTGAGCCGCGTGTCGAACACCGTCGCGAGGTCGCCCATCAGCCCCTTGCCGTGGCTGTCGTGCTCGCGGTGGGCGACGAGCGTCAGCAGTATCTCCTCCAGGTTCCCCTTCACCGTCGATTCGTCGAACCGGAAGCCGGCGCTGCCGACGGCCGAGAGCACGTCGTCGAGTATCGCCTCCGCCTCCTGGTCGGGGGCGAGACGGACACCGCCGTCCGCCCCGGACCCGAGTTCGTTGCGAAGTTGCTCTACCGTGACCCCACCGTTCGTCTCCGTCCCCCGGTCGGCGATCCCCGACGTCGGTCGCTTCGTCATCGAGTTTACGGACTCACCCTACTAACATAAACCGGGTCGCGTGTTCTCACGACGTGAAACCGCTCCGGTGTGTGGGTTCTCACGCCCGGCGGACGAACACCGCCTCGGTCGGGTCGGCCGCGACGCCGAGCGCCGCCGCCAGCCGCCGGTGGACCTCGCGGGCCGCCACCTCCGCGGCCGGCGTCAGCCCGCAGGCGGCCGCGACCGCGTTCCAGCCGTCGACCGGGAGCCGGTGGACGGCGAGGCCGTCGCGGACCGTCGCGGCCGAGTCCGCGGGCGGACCGTGCGCGTCAGCGCGAGCGAGCGCCGCGACCAGTCGGCCGCGCGAGACGGGAGCTTCGAGCGCGACCTCGTCGATGAGGTCGCCGAACAGCTCCTCGACCGCGCCGTACTCGTCCATTACAGTACGGACAGCCTTGTGCGGCATATATCATGTGGCCGTTCGCCA from Halosegnis marinus carries:
- a CDS encoding DUF7500 family protein: MTTDDPPEGVLSPDDLDSTDDRLRELDGDRYVVTTDGDDDDVDPTDTEPSPPPDADDGSMEQTLPAPDGAYGVVGRGRIDGDEVAVAVESNDVAETFESLVRWYAGAVAPDVPPEEAVAVLLDNADIAVDAEVSR
- a CDS encoding response regulator transcription factor, whose amino-acid sequence is MSDRPLVLVADDEPALAELYTVWLAGYETRTVHDGDAAVAAFDGTVDAAVLDRRMPGRSGAEVLEHVRSRRPACPVAMVTATDPDPEVAALGFDEYLLKPATREELRSLVESLLALPMHDDERRRYRRLSRALSVLREAWTPARLSGHDLYVDLRAELEALSAELDGRTAD
- a CDS encoding helix-turn-helix transcriptional regulator, whose translation is MTKRPTSGIADRGTETNGGVTVEQLRNELGSGADGGVRLAPDQEAEAILDDVLSAVGSAGFRFDESTVKGNLEEILLTLVAHREHDSHGKGLMGDLATVFDTRLSPGTVYPRLHDLEEADLLGVQELVRTKEYRVADTEGLRDRVADAMEQHLVLGLFFQAALAELDE